From Ignavibacteriota bacterium, the proteins below share one genomic window:
- the thrC gene encoding threonine synthase yields the protein MRLVSTRGQAAAATFCEAVARGIAGDGGLYVPAAITPMRRGFFDAAGGRPLTSLAFEVARHLLEQEIPDRDLETIIARSLTFPAPLRMLADDLGVLELFHGPTLAFKDFGAQFMAHTLAWVNRGSSAKRHILVATSGDTGSAVAHAFHHVEGMHVILLYPSGRISTVQELQLTTLRGNVTALEIGGTFDDCQRLVKEAFADAELRSRMHLTSANSINIARLLPQTFYYIDAWAQRPDRARPVEFSGPSGNLGNLTAGILAMKAGLPVHRFIASVNANTALPRYLATGDPAPAAAIATLSNAMDVGDPSNLARLRSLFGDDRVGLRSVVSSASFSDEQTREAIRTVHRRYQYVLDPHGAVGYCGLEQVRADAPSGSLGIVLETAHPAKFLDALDEPIRRLVETPPRLLAALEGEKQSVRLSPAFPGFKEYLLHTTFS from the coding sequence ATGAGACTCGTCAGCACACGCGGACAGGCCGCGGCTGCAACGTTCTGCGAAGCAGTCGCACGCGGTATCGCCGGGGACGGCGGACTATATGTTCCTGCGGCCATCACGCCCATGCGGCGGGGATTCTTCGATGCTGCGGGCGGACGTCCGCTCACCTCACTCGCCTTCGAGGTCGCGCGGCACCTGCTCGAACAGGAGATCCCGGACAGGGACCTTGAGACCATCATTGCCCGGTCACTGACCTTCCCGGCACCTCTGCGTATGCTCGCAGATGATCTCGGGGTCCTTGAATTGTTCCACGGCCCGACGCTCGCATTCAAGGATTTCGGAGCGCAGTTCATGGCACATACCCTTGCCTGGGTCAACCGGGGTTCCTCAGCGAAGAGGCACATCCTGGTCGCTACGTCAGGCGATACCGGCAGCGCGGTGGCGCACGCCTTCCACCATGTCGAAGGCATGCACGTCATTCTGCTCTACCCGTCGGGGCGGATCAGTACGGTGCAGGAGCTGCAACTCACGACGCTCCGCGGGAATGTCACGGCCCTCGAGATCGGAGGCACCTTCGACGATTGCCAGCGATTGGTGAAGGAGGCATTCGCGGATGCAGAACTGCGGTCGCGCATGCATCTCACATCGGCGAACTCCATCAACATCGCCCGCCTTCTTCCACAGACATTCTATTATATTGATGCCTGGGCCCAACGGCCTGACCGGGCGCGGCCTGTGGAATTCTCCGGGCCCAGCGGGAACCTCGGCAATCTCACAGCCGGCATCCTTGCCATGAAAGCCGGGCTCCCCGTGCACCGATTCATCGCTTCCGTGAATGCGAACACGGCGCTTCCCCGCTACCTTGCTACCGGCGACCCTGCACCGGCAGCCGCGATCGCTACACTCTCCAATGCGATGGACGTCGGAGACCCGAGCAACCTTGCGCGCCTCCGGTCGCTCTTCGGGGATGACCGGGTCGGACTCCGCTCCGTCGTGAGCTCCGCCTCATTCTCTGACGAGCAGACCCGCGAGGCGATCCGCACGGTCCATCGGCGCTACCAGTATGTCCTCGATCCGCATGGAGCGGTAGGCTACTGCGGCCTGGAACAAGTCCGGGCCGACGCACCATCGGGAAGCCTTGGCATCGTCCTCGAAACCGCCCATCCCGCAAAGTTCCTGGATGCGCTGGATGAACCGATACGGCGGCTGGTGGAGACCCCTCCCCGGCTGCTGGCCGCCCTGGAAGGCGAGAAGCAGTCGGTCCGGCTTTCCCCGGCATTCCCCGGGTTCAAAGAATATCTTCTCCATACCACTTTCTCGTGA
- a CDS encoding methylglyoxal synthase: MKIRKNVALVAHDNRKKDLVEWVEWNSDVLAGHRLTCTGTTGTLVEKALRGKVAANDLPEGFEIKKLRSGPLGGDQQLGALIAEGQIDVVIFFWDPMEPHPHDVDVKALLRIAVLYNIPMACNRSSADFIISSPLLGQDYKVADYDYSSYLHREIH; this comes from the coding sequence ATACGGAAGAACGTTGCACTCGTTGCACATGACAACAGGAAGAAGGACCTCGTGGAGTGGGTGGAGTGGAACAGCGACGTCCTTGCCGGGCACAGGCTGACGTGTACCGGGACGACGGGGACACTCGTGGAAAAGGCCCTGCGCGGCAAGGTCGCCGCGAACGACCTGCCCGAAGGGTTCGAGATCAAGAAACTCCGCTCCGGCCCGCTGGGGGGCGATCAACAGCTCGGTGCGTTGATCGCCGAGGGGCAGATCGATGTCGTGATCTTCTTCTGGGACCCGATGGAACCGCACCCCCACGATGTGGATGTGAAGGCGCTGCTCCGTATCGCCGTCCTCTATAATATCCCCATGGCGTGCAACCGCTCGTCCGCGGACTTCATCATATCATCGCCGTTGCTCGGGCAGGACTACAAGGTGGCCGACTATGACTATTCGAGCTATCTGCATCGGGAGATCCACTGA
- a CDS encoding pyrroline-5-carboxylate reductase: MNISGMRIAILGTGNIGAAIARGVVSAGLLTHDRIILTRRHEAALQSFAKEGFGTETDNARAVAGSDLIFIAVTPQHLNGLLASIRPAIDPARHTIVSIVSGATIAQIRSQLGVEVPIIRAMPNTAIAIRESMTCLAADKGADRVLPAVRTLFEGLGKAVVIEEDLMVPATALCACGIAFFLRAVRAASQGGIEIGFHADEALLMAAQTARGAASLLVAGGHPEAEVDKVTTPQGCTISGLNQMEHNGFSSALIKGIVSSAEKAAVLYAPKPI; encoded by the coding sequence ATGAACATCTCCGGCATGCGCATCGCAATCCTCGGTACCGGGAACATCGGAGCCGCCATTGCCCGCGGCGTGGTCTCGGCAGGGCTTCTCACCCACGACCGGATCATCCTGACGCGGCGGCATGAAGCGGCATTGCAGTCGTTCGCGAAAGAGGGATTCGGCACGGAAACCGACAATGCACGCGCGGTGGCAGGATCCGATCTGATCTTCATCGCGGTCACACCCCAGCACCTCAACGGATTGCTCGCGAGCATCCGGCCGGCGATCGACCCTGCACGGCACACGATCGTGTCCATTGTCTCCGGCGCGACGATCGCACAGATCCGCTCGCAACTTGGGGTGGAGGTCCCCATCATACGCGCGATGCCGAACACGGCCATTGCGATCAGAGAATCGATGACCTGTCTCGCTGCTGACAAGGGAGCGGATCGGGTACTGCCGGCGGTGCGGACGCTGTTCGAGGGGTTGGGAAAGGCGGTGGTGATCGAAGAGGACCTGATGGTGCCGGCGACGGCCCTGTGCGCCTGCGGCATTGCCTTCTTCCTGCGTGCGGTACGCGCGGCTTCGCAGGGCGGGATCGAGATCGGGTTCCATGCCGACGAAGCCCTGCTCATGGCGGCGCAGACGGCGCGCGGTGCCGCCAGCCTGCTCGTGGCAGGCGGTCATCCGGAGGCCGAGGTGGACAAGGTCACGACTCCGCAGGGATGCACCATTTCCGGATTGAACCAGATGGAACACAACGGGTTCAGTTCCGCGCTGATCAAGGGCATCGTATCATCCGCCGAGAAGGCCGCGGTCCTGTACGCACCGAAGCCCATCTGA
- a CDS encoding homoserine kinase, whose amino-acid sequence MDSATAFAPASVSNVASGFDIMGFALDGPGDTVTVRLTRTPGVTITKITGTTADLPFEPELNTAGAPVIALFRHTGTSFGAEIEIHKGLPLGSGIGSSAASAVAAAFAANAALGAGLTGEELLPFAIEGEKIASGAVHVDNLSPSLLGGFVLVRGYGPIDLVKIPPPEDLWCTIVRPHIEIRTKESRQALPKQVPLKDVVTQTGNAAGLIAGLLTSNYGLIGRSLHDVIAEPARGPMIPGFQAMKEAAMRAGALGCSISGSGPSVFALSRGRKTADETCLAMSEALDAIGCAHSRSVSLISPVGARLCSGAQA is encoded by the coding sequence ATGGATTCAGCGACAGCGTTTGCGCCTGCGTCGGTCTCGAATGTTGCATCCGGCTTCGACATCATGGGCTTTGCCCTGGATGGGCCCGGTGACACCGTCACCGTCCGCCTCACCCGAACGCCCGGGGTCACCATTACGAAGATCACCGGCACGACCGCTGACCTCCCCTTCGAGCCCGAACTGAACACTGCCGGAGCACCGGTCATTGCGTTGTTCCGGCACACCGGGACTTCCTTCGGCGCGGAGATCGAGATCCACAAGGGTTTGCCCCTGGGCAGTGGGATCGGCTCGAGCGCCGCAAGTGCCGTTGCGGCGGCATTCGCCGCCAATGCGGCATTGGGAGCCGGACTGACGGGAGAGGAGCTTCTCCCCTTTGCGATCGAAGGAGAGAAGATCGCCAGCGGGGCGGTCCATGTGGACAATCTTTCGCCGTCGCTCCTGGGTGGATTTGTGCTGGTCCGCGGTTACGGCCCGATCGACCTCGTGAAGATCCCCCCCCCGGAAGATCTCTGGTGCACGATCGTGCGGCCACATATCGAGATCCGCACGAAAGAGTCGCGACAGGCATTGCCGAAGCAGGTACCTCTCAAGGACGTGGTCACCCAGACCGGGAACGCCGCCGGGCTCATTGCCGGACTGCTCACGTCGAACTATGGCCTGATCGGACGGTCGCTGCACGACGTCATCGCGGAACCGGCACGCGGGCCCATGATCCCGGGCTTCCAGGCAATGAAAGAGGCAGCGATGCGTGCAGGAGCGCTGGGATGCAGCATCTCCGGTTCGGGCCCTTCGGTGTTCGCCCTTTCGCGCGGGAGGAAGACCGCGGACGAGACATGTCTCGCCATGAGCGAAGCACTGGATGCCATTGGCTGCGCTCACTCCCGTTCCGTCTCGCTCATCAGCCCCGTTGGCGCCCGCCTCTGTTCCGGGGCACAGGCATGA